A genomic stretch from Strongyloides ratti genome assembly S_ratti_ED321, chromosome : 1 includes:
- a CDS encoding AT19555p, with translation MFQPWQKRLMKEIKLLVTEPPKGVQLLEPPMTSDLRSLNITLFGAPNTLYDGEHFELQFQFNEHYPFHCPQVTFIGDNIPIHPHVYSNGHICLSTLSDDWTPALSISAICLSILSMLSSCKKKERPRDNAIYVKTCNKNPNKTHWWFHDDKI, from the exons ATGTTTCAACCATGGCAAAAACGTTTAATGAAGGAAATTAAACTTTTGGTAACTGAACCACCAAAAGGAGTACAGTTATTGGAACCTCCAATGACATCTGATCTAAgaagtttaaatattactCTTTTTGGTGCTCCAAATACACTTTATGATGGGGAACATTTTGAATTACAATTTCAATTTAATGAACATTATCCTTTTCATTGTCCTCAAGTAACTTTTATCGGTGATAATATACCTATTCATCCACATGTATATTCTAATGGACATATTTGTTTATCTACCTTATCTGATGATTGGACACCAGCTTTATCAATTAGTGCAATTTGTCTTAGTATTTTATCAATGCTTTCaagttgtaaaaaaaaagaaagaccCCGTGATAATGCAATATACGTTAAAACATGTAATAAAAATCCAAATAAAACTCATTGGTGGTTTCAtg atgacaaaatataa
- a CDS encoding Eb1, translating to MVNNVYATSANFYNISRHELIAWVNSSLQANLTKIEEMCTGAAYAQLTDMCFRGKIPLKRIKWNSKHEIDWISNWKIIQTSWKNIGIDKPIPVDSLLKGKFQDNFEFLQWFKKFFDANYDESPYNAEETRNFEPIPAANSTKTTPASNKTSTSNKTASNISKNVRNSTNISCNNTSKESEDLKKGEVLSNCKKDDGKDCTVKDKKDCIDEYKKENATLEKEVAELTDELQKMSASLLTMEHERDYYYNRLKMIEIMITDLEENSQIEAGKIKKILYTDDDQLNGECDDDVNEDAKTTIIDTKSGNGEKILSNEDKEKFKIDDNEVEKLLHNTNFLDETETF from the exons atggTTAATAATGTTTATGCCACCTCTgctaatttttataacatttctAGACATGAACTTATTGCATGGGTCAATTCTTCACTTCAA gcTAACTTAACAAAAATAGAAGAAATGTGTACAGGTGCCGCTTATGCTCAGTTAACTGATATGTGTTTTAGAGGTAAAATTCCACTTAAACGTATAAAATGGAATTCTAAACATGAAATTGATTGGATTTCTAATTGGAAAATTATTCAAACTTCTTGGAAAAATATTGGAATTGATAAACCTATACCTGTtgattcattattaaaaggaaaatttcaggataattttgaatttttacaatggtttaagaaattttttgatgCCAATTATGATGAAAGTCCATACAATGCTGAGGAAACAAGAAATTTTGAACCAATTCCTGCTGCCAATTCAACAAAAACAACCCCTGCTTCAAACAAAACCTCAACATCTAATAAAACAGCGTCAAATATTTCTAAGAATGTTCGTAATTCAACAAATATTTCTTGTAACAATACATCTAAGGAATCTGAAGATTTGAAGAAAGGTGAAGTATTATcaaattgtaaaaaagatGATGGTAAAGATTGCACTGTAAAGGATAAAAAAGATTGTATTGATGAGTATAAGAAAGAAAATGCTACACTTGAAAAGGAGGTTGCTGAGTTAACTGATGAGTTGCAAAAAATGTCTGCATCGTTACTTACAATGGAACATGAAAGAGATTACTATTATAATCGTTTAAAGATGATTGAAATTATGATAACTGATTTAGAGGAAAATTCTCAAATTGAAGCTggaaaaattaagaaaattcTTTATACTGATGATGATCAATTAAATGGAGAATGTGATGATGATGTTAATGAGGATGCTAAAACAACAATAATTGATACAAAATCAGGAAATggagaaaaaattttatcaaatgaagacaaagaaaaatttaaaattgatgaTAATGAAGTTGAAAAACTTTTACACAATACTAATTTCCTTGATGAAACTGAAACTTTCTAA
- a CDS encoding Ribosomal protein L7Ae/L30e/S12e/Gadd45 domain-containing protein: MCDLDQACYIFLKRLKYLDNRQYCKNPSKAHAHPKFSIGVREIHRKILYSNIKIIFIANDINKDELLEKIHINFNLEEICKNKGIPFISCLSKKILAKIFKKSTIVSCISILSIEGAETEFESLLKIYKIYKPILEQINQNSLFP; this comes from the exons ATGTGTGATCTTGATCAGGCATGctacatttttttgaaaagattaaaatatttagacaACAGACAATACTGCAAAAATCCATCAAAA gCTCATGCTCATCCTAAATTTTCTATAGGAGTTAGGGAAATacatagaaaaattttatattctaatataaaaataatttttatagcaaatgatattaataagGATGagttattagaaaaaattcacataaattttaatttagaagaaatatgtaaaaataaaggaATTCCATTTATAAGTTgtttgtcaaaaaaaatattagcaaaaatatttaaaaaatcaacaaTTGTATCATGTATCTCAATTCTTTCAATTGAGGGAGCAGAAACAGAATTTGAAAGTCTTcttaagatatataaaatttataaaccAATTCTAGAACAAATAAACCAAAATAGTTTATTTCcttaa